One genomic window of Trichlorobacter lovleyi includes the following:
- a CDS encoding type I polyketide synthase encodes MKQSEQDRTLTTAGAPLAIIGIGCLFPKSEDKAAYWATIREGVDAITEIPASHWRVDDLYDPNPKTPDKTYGKRGGFLSEVPFNPMEYNIPPNSLEAIDTSQLLGLVAAGQALQDAGYGSDKQFDRSKVSVILGVTGALEMVIPLGARLGHPRWREALKDAGVAPDVAEDVVQRIADSYVGWQENSFPGLLGNVVAGRISKQYDLGGTNCVVDAACASSFSALHLAGMELTTGAADMVVTGGVDTFNDIFMYTCFSKTPALSATGNAKPFDVSADGTILGEGLGLVVLKRLADAERDGDKIYAVVRGIGSSSDGKGEAIYTPSAQGQQKAILNACANAGVSLDSIGLLEAHGTGTKVGDAVEVAAAREIFGEADQPWCAISSVKSQIGHAKAAAGSAGLIKAALALHHRVIPPTIKVTKPQDEVTAGRTPFYITTRKRPWITRNNSPRRAGVSAFGFGGSNFHTILEEYRPLQEAAEWDGSVQVLTFSGADAAGLTAQLTSLSADMAWNDLRAKAAGLRAAFDPKAACRLALTVERSSNLGSLLQTAQTMLAKQPDANWTTPDGICYATGAAVAQPGLLFPGQGAQYVGMLRDLACAFPQLLDSLEQAETTTPGLTDLIYPADRFEQGAAEQQEAELRATQIAQPAIGAVSLGALRLLETFGLKAAAAAGHSYGELTALCAAGLLDESSFHSLSRLRGSLMAEGSGDKGGMLAVSAPLAAVEQMLAEEKITLVIANRNAPTQAVLSGATDQIKLAEAACKSRTLTCKQLPVAAAFHSPLVADAAAPFLAGLADIRWGSGSMPVYANSSAAPYPADMVAAKELLAGQLARPVEFVGQIEAMYAAGIRCFVEVGPGARLSGLVKAILGDREHSCVALDSSNGKRNGLVDLGRCLAQLSVLGLEINLQLWDQGYHAPAAPAKKPLLVVPLCGANYVKPKPKRPAVPPKPVSAAQPASSIPVAPAPQTVQAAPPAASRDALAESLRVTREGMAVLQRMQEETAQLHRRFLEGQETASRTIQTLLSQQQQVLQGGMAIMPAMPLASVSTAAPVMPAPVVQPQPVQAQVIAQPAPVAAQPVSTAVSETLLAVVSEKTGYPMEMLELSMSMDADLGIDSIKRVEILSALQERLPSSPVIGPDQLGVLNTLGQIADYLGAGAADAAPASTPVPQVSSAITETMLAVVSEKTGYPVEMLELTMSMDADLGIDSIKRVEILSALQERLPAAPVIGPDQLGVLNTLGQIADYLGAGAAPTAAVATTVNTAQPAASNISETMLAVVSEKTGYPVEMLELSMSMDADLGIDSIKRVEILSALQERLPAAPVIGPDQLGVLNTLGQIADYLGAGAAPTAALAPAVSTAQPAASNISETMLAVVSEKTGYPVEMLELTMSMDADLGIDSIKRVEILSALQERLPTAPVIGPDQLGVLNTLGQIADYLSAGTAAVAPLQAAAPVQTAPSAAQAVLNRSQIMATPVTALSEPISLAQNGVIVVTDDGSGFSAELCSCLTSQGHGVILTKVLDILELLPMDQVAGLVLVAPADGTDDAFLKNGFQLLKQMAPGLKRASREGGALFATISRLDGAFGCTEAPLIDPLSGGLAGMSKTARHEWPEVACKAIDLGLFPDRSAAVQAVAAELFLNGPIEVGLSAGQRISLTLQDLPELAATAAAPVRPGEPVVITGGGRGVTAAAAVAMAKAWQPLLVLLGRSPLPEQEPDWLQGITDEAGIKRAILTHATEKLHPREIEERYQATIAGRELRETMAQIQAVGGRSLYCSVDIRDHQAVADLLADLRKEHGQIRGLVHGAGVLADRLIVDKTREQFNQVYSTKVVGLRSLLDATRTDELRFIALFGSTTGRLGRSGQVDYAVANEVLNKLAQGEARRRVNCRSLCLNWGPWDGGMVTPALKKVFAAEGIGLIPLQAGADLLVQEIAAPAGPVEVTVLAGVKGAALSIDAPKPAAPLKKALRLTLNVDDFPFISSHVIDNKAVLPMAMIVEWLAHAALHGNPGFRFHGFNDLRICKGVIIDRSTPCSLQLMAGKAKRQDAFYTVPVELVSSLGEGRSQLHARAEIVLANKLPEGIRIIKELPSSPYNQSSAVYDQPYLFHGPDLHGIEQVIGCSDKGIAALVKAAPLPGNWIKQPLRSNWLTDPLVVDSAFQMMILWSFERFGAGSLPSFAGRYRQFHESFPKDGAQVVIRVTSQQSHSAVADVEFLERANGKLIARLEGYECVIDASLQQAFQRNQLPQAGQAAALVAA; translated from the coding sequence GTGAAACAATCAGAACAGGATCGCACCCTTACCACTGCCGGAGCACCACTGGCCATTATCGGCATCGGCTGCCTCTTTCCCAAATCAGAGGACAAGGCCGCCTACTGGGCCACCATCCGCGAAGGCGTGGATGCCATCACCGAGATTCCTGCATCCCACTGGCGCGTGGATGACCTCTACGATCCCAATCCCAAGACCCCGGACAAGACCTATGGCAAGCGCGGAGGTTTCCTGTCTGAAGTGCCGTTCAACCCGATGGAATACAACATCCCCCCCAACTCGCTGGAGGCGATTGACACCTCGCAACTGCTTGGTCTGGTGGCTGCCGGTCAGGCGTTGCAGGATGCAGGCTACGGATCAGACAAGCAGTTTGACCGCAGCAAGGTCAGCGTGATTCTGGGGGTTACCGGTGCGCTGGAGATGGTGATTCCGCTGGGTGCCCGCCTGGGCCACCCCCGCTGGCGCGAGGCCTTGAAGGATGCCGGTGTGGCGCCGGATGTGGCCGAGGATGTGGTACAGCGGATTGCCGACTCCTATGTGGGCTGGCAGGAAAACTCCTTTCCCGGACTGCTGGGCAACGTGGTGGCAGGGCGGATCAGCAAACAGTACGACCTGGGCGGCACCAACTGCGTGGTGGATGCTGCCTGCGCCAGTTCCTTCAGTGCCCTGCATCTGGCCGGGATGGAGCTGACCACCGGTGCTGCTGATATGGTGGTGACCGGCGGGGTGGATACCTTTAACGACATCTTCATGTATACCTGCTTCAGCAAGACCCCGGCTCTTTCAGCCACCGGCAATGCCAAGCCGTTTGATGTTTCTGCCGACGGCACCATCCTGGGCGAAGGCCTGGGGTTGGTGGTCTTGAAGCGTCTGGCGGATGCAGAACGGGATGGCGACAAAATCTACGCAGTTGTCCGCGGCATCGGCTCCTCCAGCGACGGCAAGGGTGAGGCGATCTACACCCCAAGTGCCCAGGGACAGCAAAAGGCTATCCTGAACGCCTGCGCCAATGCCGGGGTCAGCCTGGACAGCATCGGCCTGCTGGAGGCCCACGGCACCGGCACCAAGGTGGGCGATGCGGTTGAGGTCGCGGCAGCACGGGAGATCTTTGGTGAGGCGGACCAGCCCTGGTGCGCCATCAGCTCGGTCAAGTCCCAGATCGGCCATGCCAAGGCTGCTGCCGGGTCTGCAGGCCTGATCAAGGCTGCCCTGGCCCTGCATCACCGGGTCATACCCCCCACCATCAAGGTCACCAAACCACAGGATGAGGTCACCGCTGGCCGCACCCCCTTCTATATCACCACCCGCAAACGGCCCTGGATTACCCGTAACAACAGCCCCCGCCGTGCCGGTGTCAGCGCCTTCGGGTTTGGCGGTTCCAACTTCCACACCATTCTGGAAGAGTACCGCCCCCTGCAGGAGGCTGCAGAATGGGATGGTTCGGTACAGGTGCTGACCTTCAGCGGCGCTGATGCAGCCGGTCTGACCGCACAACTTACCAGTCTTTCTGCTGATATGGCCTGGAATGACCTGCGTGCCAAGGCAGCCGGCCTGCGGGCCGCTTTTGATCCAAAGGCAGCCTGCCGTCTGGCCCTGACCGTTGAACGCAGTTCCAATCTGGGCAGCCTGCTGCAGACTGCTCAAACCATGCTGGCCAAGCAACCTGACGCCAACTGGACCACTCCGGATGGCATCTGTTATGCCACCGGTGCTGCTGTTGCCCAACCCGGCCTGTTGTTCCCCGGCCAGGGAGCCCAGTATGTGGGTATGCTGCGGGATCTGGCCTGCGCCTTCCCCCAACTGCTGGACAGCCTTGAACAGGCTGAAACCACAACACCCGGCCTGACCGACCTGATCTACCCTGCTGATCGCTTTGAGCAGGGGGCAGCTGAGCAGCAGGAGGCTGAACTGCGTGCTACCCAGATCGCCCAGCCAGCCATTGGTGCGGTCAGCCTGGGTGCCCTGCGCCTGCTGGAGACGTTCGGCCTGAAGGCTGCCGCTGCGGCTGGCCACAGCTATGGTGAACTGACCGCCTTGTGTGCTGCAGGCCTGCTGGATGAGAGTTCCTTCCACAGCCTGTCCCGTTTGCGCGGCTCCCTGATGGCCGAGGGTTCCGGCGACAAGGGCGGAATGCTGGCAGTTTCAGCCCCCCTGGCCGCGGTTGAGCAGATGCTGGCTGAGGAAAAGATCACCCTGGTGATTGCCAACCGCAACGCCCCGACCCAGGCGGTCCTGTCCGGCGCAACCGACCAGATCAAGCTGGCCGAAGCTGCCTGCAAGAGCCGCACACTGACCTGTAAACAGTTGCCGGTTGCTGCTGCCTTCCACAGCCCGCTGGTGGCTGATGCTGCAGCACCGTTTCTGGCCGGCCTGGCAGATATCCGGTGGGGCAGCGGCAGCATGCCGGTCTATGCCAACAGCAGTGCCGCCCCCTACCCGGCTGACATGGTTGCTGCCAAGGAACTGCTGGCTGGCCAGCTGGCCCGCCCGGTTGAGTTTGTGGGCCAGATTGAGGCGATGTACGCTGCCGGCATCCGTTGTTTTGTCGAGGTCGGCCCCGGTGCCCGCCTGTCCGGTCTGGTCAAGGCGATCCTCGGGGACAGGGAACATAGCTGCGTGGCCCTGGACAGCTCCAACGGCAAGCGTAACGGTCTGGTTGACCTGGGACGCTGCCTTGCGCAGCTGAGTGTGCTTGGCCTTGAGATCAATCTCCAGCTCTGGGATCAGGGCTACCACGCCCCTGCAGCGCCTGCCAAAAAGCCGCTACTGGTGGTTCCGCTCTGCGGCGCCAACTATGTCAAGCCCAAGCCCAAGCGGCCTGCAGTGCCCCCCAAGCCGGTCAGCGCTGCACAGCCGGCCAGTAGCATACCGGTTGCCCCGGCACCGCAGACTGTTCAGGCAGCTCCACCGGCTGCCTCCCGCGATGCCCTGGCAGAATCGTTGCGGGTGACCCGTGAAGGGATGGCAGTGCTGCAACGGATGCAGGAAGAGACCGCCCAACTGCACCGCCGTTTTCTGGAAGGACAGGAGACCGCCTCCCGCACCATCCAGACCCTGCTTTCCCAGCAGCAACAGGTTCTGCAGGGTGGTATGGCGATCATGCCGGCCATGCCGCTTGCATCTGTCAGCACGGCTGCACCGGTCATGCCTGCACCAGTTGTACAGCCCCAGCCGGTTCAGGCTCAGGTTATTGCTCAACCAGCCCCTGTTGCTGCACAGCCGGTCTCCACTGCCGTCAGCGAGACCCTGCTGGCAGTGGTCAGCGAAAAGACCGGCTACCCAATGGAGATGCTGGAACTGTCCATGAGCATGGATGCTGATCTGGGGATCGACTCCATCAAGCGGGTCGAGATCCTCTCCGCTCTGCAGGAGCGACTGCCCTCTTCACCGGTAATCGGCCCTGATCAGTTGGGCGTGCTGAACACCCTGGGACAGATTGCCGACTATCTGGGGGCCGGAGCTGCTGATGCAGCACCTGCTTCAACGCCTGTGCCGCAGGTATCCAGCGCCATCACCGAAACCATGCTGGCTGTGGTCAGTGAAAAGACCGGTTATCCGGTTGAGATGTTGGAACTGACCATGAGTATGGATGCTGACCTGGGGATCGACTCCATCAAGCGGGTCGAGATCCTCTCCGCCTTGCAGGAACGGCTACCCGCAGCGCCGGTGATCGGTCCTGACCAGCTGGGTGTACTGAACACCCTGGGGCAGATCGCCGACTATCTCGGGGCAGGAGCAGCCCCCACAGCTGCGGTTGCTACTACTGTCAACACAGCTCAGCCGGCAGCATCAAACATCAGCGAGACCATGCTGGCAGTGGTCAGCGAGAAGACCGGCTACCCGGTTGAGATGCTGGAGCTGTCCATGAGCATGGATGCCGACCTGGGGATCGACTCCATCAAGCGGGTCGAGATCCTCTCAGCCCTGCAGGAACGGCTGCCCGCAGCGCCGGTGATCGGCCCTGACCAGTTGGGTGTGCTGAACACCCTGGGACAGATCGCCGACTATCTCGGAGCAGGAGCAGCCCCCACAGCTGCGCTTGCTCCAGCTGTCAGCACAGCTCAGCCAGCAGCGTCAAACATCAGTGAGACCATGCTGGCAGTGGTCAGCGAAAAGACCGGCTATCCGGTTGAGATGCTGGAACTGACCATGAGCATGGATGCCGACCTGGGAATCGACTCCATCAAGCGGGTCGAGATCCTCTCCGCCCTGCAGGAACGGCTGCCCACAGCGCCGGTGATCGGCCCTGACCAGTTGGGTGTGCTGAACACCCTGGGACAGATCGCCGACTACCTGAGTGCCGGTACTGCAGCGGTTGCACCGCTTCAGGCAGCAGCGCCTGTTCAGACCGCCCCGTCAGCGGCCCAGGCTGTGCTGAACCGCAGCCAGATTATGGCAACGCCCGTTACAGCCCTGTCTGAGCCCATCAGCCTGGCGCAAAACGGGGTGATCGTAGTGACCGATGATGGCTCCGGCTTCTCTGCCGAGCTGTGCAGTTGCCTGACCAGTCAGGGGCACGGCGTGATCCTGACCAAGGTCCTGGATATCCTGGAACTGCTGCCCATGGATCAGGTGGCTGGCCTGGTGCTGGTCGCGCCGGCTGACGGCACTGATGATGCCTTTCTGAAAAACGGGTTCCAACTGTTGAAGCAGATGGCCCCCGGCCTGAAACGGGCCAGCCGCGAAGGTGGCGCCCTGTTTGCTACTATTTCACGCCTGGATGGTGCCTTTGGCTGCACTGAAGCCCCATTGATTGATCCGCTCTCAGGCGGCCTGGCAGGTATGAGCAAGACCGCCCGCCACGAATGGCCGGAAGTGGCCTGCAAGGCGATTGATCTGGGGCTCTTCCCTGACCGGTCTGCTGCGGTACAGGCAGTTGCCGCAGAGCTGTTCCTGAACGGACCGATTGAGGTGGGGCTGTCAGCAGGGCAGCGGATCAGCCTGACCCTGCAGGACCTGCCTGAACTGGCTGCAACCGCAGCGGCACCGGTCCGGCCGGGTGAACCGGTGGTCATCACCGGTGGCGGACGGGGTGTGACTGCCGCTGCTGCGGTGGCCATGGCAAAGGCCTGGCAACCGCTGCTGGTGCTGCTGGGACGCAGTCCCCTGCCGGAGCAGGAACCGGACTGGCTGCAGGGCATAACCGATGAGGCCGGCATCAAGCGGGCAATCCTGACCCATGCCACAGAAAAACTGCATCCCCGGGAGATAGAGGAACGTTATCAGGCCACAATTGCCGGTCGAGAGCTGCGGGAAACCATGGCACAGATCCAGGCGGTGGGTGGCAGATCGCTCTACTGCTCAGTGGATATCCGCGACCATCAGGCCGTGGCTGACCTGCTGGCCGACCTGCGGAAGGAGCATGGCCAGATCCGCGGTCTGGTGCATGGTGCCGGTGTGCTGGCTGACCGCCTGATCGTTGACAAGACCAGGGAGCAGTTTAACCAGGTCTACAGCACCAAGGTGGTTGGCCTGCGTTCGCTGCTGGATGCCACCCGCACCGATGAGCTGCGCTTCATCGCCCTGTTCGGCTCCACCACCGGCCGCCTGGGACGTTCCGGCCAGGTGGATTATGCTGTGGCCAACGAGGTACTGAACAAACTGGCTCAAGGAGAGGCACGCCGTCGAGTGAACTGCCGTTCCCTCTGCCTCAACTGGGGCCCCTGGGATGGCGGCATGGTCACCCCGGCCCTGAAAAAGGTCTTTGCCGCCGAAGGGATCGGCCTGATCCCGCTGCAGGCCGGTGCAGACCTGCTGGTGCAGGAGATCGCCGCGCCAGCCGGCCCGGTTGAAGTCACGGTGCTGGCCGGTGTCAAAGGGGCCGCTCTGTCCATTGATGCCCCGAAACCTGCTGCACCGCTCAAAAAGGCGCTGCGGCTGACCCTGAACGTGGATGATTTCCCGTTCATCAGCTCCCATGTCATTGACAACAAGGCGGTGCTGCCGATGGCCATGATTGTGGAATGGCTGGCCCACGCTGCCCTGCATGGCAATCCCGGTTTCCGCTTCCACGGTTTCAATGATCTGCGGATCTGCAAAGGGGTGATCATTGACCGTTCCACCCCCTGCAGCCTGCAGTTGATGGCAGGCAAGGCCAAGCGTCAGGACGCCTTTTACACCGTGCCGGTGGAACTGGTCAGCAGTCTGGGAGAAGGACGCAGCCAACTGCATGCCCGGGCAGAGATCGTTCTGGCAAACAAGCTGCCGGAAGGAATCCGCATCATCAAGGAACTGCCAAGCAGTCCCTACAACCAGAGCAGTGCGGTCTATGACCAGCCCTACCTGTTCCACGGTCCTGACCTGCACGGTATTGAGCAGGTGATCGGCTGTTCCGACAAAGGGATAGCCGCATTGGTCAAGGCGGCTCCCCTGCCTGGTAACTGGATCAAGCAACCGCTGCGCAGCAACTGGCTGACTGACCCGCTGGTGGTTGACAGCGCCTTCCAGATGATGATCCTCTGGAGCTTTGAGCGGTTCGGTGCCGGCTCACTGCCCTCCTTTGCCGGCCGCTACCGCCAGTTCCATGAGTCCTTCCCCAAGGATGGCGCTCAGGTGGTGATCAGGGTCACCTCGCAGCAGAGCCACAGCGCTGTTGCCGACGTTGAATTCCTTGAGCGGGCAAACGGCAAGCTGATTGCCCGCCTGGAAGGATACGAATGCGTCATTGACGCCTCGCTGCAGCAGGCCTTCCAGCGTAATCAGTTGCCGCAGGCCGGACAGGCGGCTGCCCTGGTAGCGGCCTGA
- a CDS encoding PfaD family polyunsaturated fatty acid/polyketide biosynthesis protein, which produces MNPFIAPLEEQLDRIVPEQLGDTGFCQELGIRYPYLGGSMAKGISSVPLAIALGKAGMLGFFGAAGLPLAAVEAAVDQLLASNVPFGCNLIHSPQEPDLEAALAELYIRKGVQLVEASAFLALTLPLVRYRLHGIHRGADGSIVTPNRIIAKVSREELAEKFFSPAPEKLINSLLQQGLLTAEQAELARKIPMAQDITAEADSGGHTDNRPALTLLPTIQSVAQRMQQLHNYPLALRVGLGGGIGTPQSAAAAFSMGAAWIMVGSVHQACVESGTSDAVRSMLAETRQADVTMAPAADMFEMGVTVQVLKRGTMFAMRAAKLFELYRGHASLEAIPAPEREKLEKTVFLTPLEQIWQQTRSFFLQRDPRQVERAERDPKHRMALVFRWYLGQAAHWAKDGDPKRTIDYQVWCGPAMGAFNEWVKGSPLEVPANRRAACVARNILEGAAAISRANLQRFTGGSNSSPMTKPEIKEFLA; this is translated from the coding sequence TTGAACCCATTCATCGCACCGCTTGAGGAACAGCTCGACCGGATTGTACCGGAGCAGCTGGGAGACACCGGCTTCTGTCAGGAGCTCGGCATCCGCTACCCGTACCTGGGTGGCTCCATGGCCAAGGGGATCAGTTCGGTACCCCTGGCAATTGCACTTGGCAAGGCAGGCATGCTGGGCTTCTTTGGCGCTGCCGGACTGCCGCTGGCAGCGGTTGAGGCGGCTGTTGACCAGCTGCTGGCCAGCAACGTCCCGTTCGGCTGTAACCTGATCCATTCCCCCCAGGAGCCTGATCTTGAGGCAGCCCTGGCAGAGCTGTACATCCGCAAAGGGGTGCAGCTGGTGGAGGCCTCGGCCTTCCTGGCCCTGACCCTGCCGCTGGTACGCTACCGCCTGCATGGCATCCATCGTGGTGCCGATGGCAGCATCGTCACCCCCAACCGGATCATCGCCAAGGTCTCCCGCGAGGAACTGGCTGAAAAATTCTTCTCCCCTGCCCCGGAAAAACTGATCAACAGCCTGCTGCAACAGGGACTGCTCACTGCTGAACAGGCGGAACTGGCCCGTAAAATCCCGATGGCGCAGGATATTACGGCCGAGGCCGATTCCGGCGGTCATACCGATAACCGGCCGGCCCTGACCCTGCTGCCCACCATCCAGTCGGTGGCCCAGCGGATGCAACAGCTGCACAACTACCCGCTGGCACTGCGGGTCGGCCTGGGTGGCGGCATCGGCACCCCCCAGTCGGCAGCAGCAGCCTTCAGCATGGGTGCCGCCTGGATCATGGTCGGCTCGGTGCATCAAGCCTGCGTTGAATCCGGCACCTCCGATGCCGTTCGCAGCATGCTGGCAGAGACCCGTCAGGCTGATGTAACCATGGCACCGGCAGCCGACATGTTCGAGATGGGGGTCACGGTGCAGGTGTTAAAGCGCGGCACCATGTTTGCCATGCGGGCAGCCAAGCTGTTTGAGCTGTACCGCGGCCATGCCAGCCTTGAGGCGATCCCGGCACCAGAACGGGAAAAACTGGAAAAGACCGTCTTTCTGACACCGCTGGAGCAGATCTGGCAACAGACCCGCAGCTTCTTTCTGCAGCGGGACCCGCGTCAGGTGGAGCGGGCCGAGCGTGATCCCAAACATCGCATGGCACTGGTGTTCCGCTGGTACCTGGGGCAGGCCGCCCACTGGGCCAAGGATGGCGACCCCAAACGGACCATTGATTATCAGGTCTGGTGCGGTCCCGCCATGGGGGCCTTTAACGAATGGGTCAAGGGCAGCCCGCTGGAGGTGCCTGCCAACCGCCGTGCAGCCTGTGTGGCCCGTAACATTCTGGAGGGTGCGGCAGCCATCAGCCGTGCCAACCTGCAACGCTTTACCGGGGGCAGCAACAGCTCCCCAATGACGAAACCGGAGATCAAGGAGTTTCTCGCGTGA